CGCGCGAAATCGCCGCCGCGCACCTCGTGCTCGGTGCGTTCGGCGCCGGCGACAAGACGGCGCGCGTGATACCGCACAAGCTCTGGCAGGGCCTTGCGGCCGGGCGCGCGGTGGTGACGGGGGACGGGCCCGGCGTTCGCGAGGTGTTCACGGACGGCGTGCACCTGTCGCTCGCGCCGCGCGGCGAGGCCGGCGCGCTCGCGGACGCGCTGGCTTCGCTGCTCGTCGCCGCGCCGCTGCGCGCGTCGCTCGCCGCCGCCGGTCACGCGCGCGCGGTCGAGATCGGCACCCCGGAGGCGGTGGGCCGCACGCTGGCCGGGGCGATCGCCGAGGTGGCGGCGTGAAGGTCGCCCACCTCGACACGGGCCGCACCTGGCGGGGCGGACAGGGGCAGGTGCTGCTGCTCATGCGCGAGCTGCGCCGTCGCGGGGTCGAACAGCTGCTGCTCGCGCCCCGTGCCCCGCTGCTCGAGAAGGCGCGGGCGGAGGGTTTCGCAGCTCAGCGCTGGCGCTCGCGCGGCGAGATGGATCTGCCGGCCATGCTCGCGGCCCGGGGCGCACTCGCCCGCTTCGGCCCCGAGGTCGCGCACCTGCACAGCGCGCACGCCCACGCGCTGGGCGTGCCCGCGGCGCGCTGGGCCGGCGTGCCGGGGGTCGTGGTCGCGCGTCGGGTGGATTTCCGGGTCGGCGGCAGCCCGCTCAGCCGGCTCAAGTACCGCCTGCCGGTGGACCGCTATTTCTGCATCAGCGAGGGCGTGCGGCAGGCGATGCTCGCGTCCGGGGTCGCGGCGGAGAAGCTTGCACTCGTTCCGAGCGGCGTGGACCTCGCCGCGGTCGAAGCCGAGGGGCGGGCGCCCGCGCCGGACCTGCGGGCGCTGCTCCGCCTGCCCTCCGACGCGGAAATCCTCGGCACGGTCGCTTCGCTGGCGCCGCACAAGAACCACATCCTGCTGCTGGAGGCCGCCCCGGCCGTGCTCGCGGCGCGGCCACGCGCCCACTTCGTGTGGCTCGGGGAAGGCGAGTGCCGCGGACCGCTCGAACGGCGCAGGGCCGCGTTGGGGCTCGAAGCGCGCGTCCACCTGCCGGGCTTTCGGCCCGACGCGCGCTCGCTCATGAAGCAGTTCGACCTGTTCGTCCTGCCGAGCTACCTCGAGGGGCTGTGCACGTCGCTGCTCGACGCCCAGGCGCTCGGCGTGCCGATCGTCGCGACCGCCGTGGGAGGGGTACCGGAGGTGGTCCGCGACGGCGTCACGGGGCGGCTCGTCGGGAAGCTCGAACCGGCGGCGCTCTCCGGCGCGCTGCTCTCGGCGCTGGCCGACCCGGCCGCCCGCTCCGCATGGGCGGAGGCGGGCAGGGGGGCGGTGCGTGCGTTCGGCATCGCGCGCACGGCGGAGCGCACGCTCGAGGAGTACGCGCGCCTTCCGGGGGCAAGGACGGTCACGGCCCGGTGAAACCCGTCGCGCTTCCGCCACCGGCGCGCGGGACGGCTCAGATCGCGTGCGCCGGAGGCCGATGAAGCGGGAGCGTCGCCGGCGGCCGGGGCGCCTCGTAGGCCGCGATCGCTTGACCGTCGCGAACGGCGGCGGGTAGCTTCGCGCCGCTTCCCGACCCTTCCATCCCCGAGGAAACCGCGTGCTCGTGAACGCCATCCTGCCGGGCGCCGTGCTGCTCGGCATCGTGATCTTCTTCCATGAACTGGGCCATTTCCTGATCGCGAAATGGCGGGGCATCACGGTCACGAAGTTCTCGATGGGCATGGGACCGGAAATGGTCGGATTCACCGCGGGTGGAACGCGCTACTGCCTGTCGTGGATCCCGCTCGGCGGCTTCGTGCAGATGGCGGGCGACCAGCCGAACGAGGACGGCAGCATTCCCGCCGGCGGGCCCGAGCAGTTCCTGACGCACCACTGGTTCGGGCGCATGCTCGTGGCGCTCGCCGGCCCGGCCGCGAACCTGGTGCTGGCGTTCGTCATTTACCTCGTCCTCTACGCCGCGGTGGGCGTGGCCCAGCGGGAGTGGCCGAGCGTGCTGGGGCCTCCCGAGGCGGGCTCGCCGGCCGCGCTGGCGGGGCTGCGCGAGGGCGACGTCGTGCAGACCGTGGCCGGCGGGGCCGTGGCCACCTGGACGGACGTCGAGCGGCGCGCCGCGAAGTCGGACTCGACGAAGGCGCTCGAGATGCGGGTTCGCCGCGGCGACTCGACGTTCACCGTCACGACGGCTCCGCAGGCGCGACGCGCCTTCCTCGCCAGCCTCGACCGTCCGCACCCGCCGGTCGTCGGCGGGCTGAGCACCGGGCAGCCCGCGTACCTCGCCGGCATGAAGGAAGGCGACCGCATCCTCGCCCTGGACGGCAAGGCGATCGGCCAGTTCGGCGACATCCGGCGACTGCTGAAGGGTCGCGCGGAGCAGGACGTGGTCGTGCGGGTGCGTCGCGACGGGACCGACTTCGATCTCAAGCTGCGTCCCGCGCAGATGCCGGGGGACACGCCGGGCCAGGGCTTCATCGGCATCGAGGAGGTCGGACCCACGGGGCCGCAGGGCGAACGGGTCCGCTACGCGCTCCGCGAGTCGGTGCCGCTGGCCTTCCAGCAGACGCTGGCCGGCACGGTGCTGGTCTACGACGGGCTGTGGACCACGCTCACGCGCTTCTGGCAGGTGCGCGAGCAGATGGGCGGCCCGATCTTCATCGCCCAGATGGCGAGCGACGCGGCGCGGCGCGGGTTCGAGTACTGGCTCAACCTGATGGCGATGATCAGCCTCGCCGTCATGGCGTTCA
The DNA window shown above is from Candidatus Eisenbacteria bacterium and carries:
- a CDS encoding glycosyltransferase, giving the protein MKVAHLDTGRTWRGGQGQVLLLMRELRRRGVEQLLLAPRAPLLEKARAEGFAAQRWRSRGEMDLPAMLAARGALARFGPEVAHLHSAHAHALGVPAARWAGVPGVVVARRVDFRVGGSPLSRLKYRLPVDRYFCISEGVRQAMLASGVAAEKLALVPSGVDLAAVEAEGRAPAPDLRALLRLPSDAEILGTVASLAPHKNHILLLEAAPAVLAARPRAHFVWLGEGECRGPLERRRAALGLEARVHLPGFRPDARSLMKQFDLFVLPSYLEGLCTSLLDAQALGVPIVATAVGGVPEVVRDGVTGRLVGKLEPAALSGALLSALADPAARSAWAEAGRGAVRAFGIARTAERTLEEYARLPGARTVTAR
- the rseP gene encoding RIP metalloprotease RseP, which produces MLVNAILPGAVLLGIVIFFHELGHFLIAKWRGITVTKFSMGMGPEMVGFTAGGTRYCLSWIPLGGFVQMAGDQPNEDGSIPAGGPEQFLTHHWFGRMLVALAGPAANLVLAFVIYLVLYAAVGVAQREWPSVLGPPEAGSPAALAGLREGDVVQTVAGGAVATWTDVERRAAKSDSTKALEMRVRRGDSTFTVTTAPQARRAFLASLDRPHPPVVGGLSTGQPAYLAGMKEGDRILALDGKAIGQFGDIRRLLKGRAEQDVVVRVRRDGTDFDLKLRPAQMPGDTPGQGFIGIEEVGPTGPQGERVRYALRESVPLAFQQTLAGTVLVYDGLWTTLTRFWQVREQMGGPIFIAQMASDAARRGFEYWLNLMAMISLAVMAFNLLPIPLLDGGHVFLALLEAVRRRALSARGYLRFMRVGLVFVGLLFVFIIAQDVMRPLRRMQALGKAPRETTTVAPAPR